A region of Canis lupus familiaris isolate Mischka breed German Shepherd chromosome 38, alternate assembly UU_Cfam_GSD_1.0, whole genome shotgun sequence DNA encodes the following proteins:
- the GLRX2 gene encoding glutaredoxin 2 isoform X3, which yields MGNSTSSSASAPAPVNQIQETISDNCVVIFSKTSCSYCTMAKKLFHDMNVKYKVVELDMLEYGSQFQDALYKMTGERTVPRIFINGTFIGGATDTHRLHKEGKLLPLVHQCYLKKSKRKEF from the exons ATGGGGAACAGCACATCATCATCTGCATCAGCACCTGCTCCTGTGAATCAGATTCAA gAAACCATTTCTGATAATTGTGTGGTGATTTTCTCAAAAACATCTTGTTCTTACTGTACAATGGCAAAAAAACTTTTCCATGACATGAATGTTAAGTATAAAGTGGTGGAATTGGACATGCTTGAATATGGAAGCCAATTTCAAGATGCTCTCTACAAAATGACTGGTGAAAGAACT GTGCCGAGAATATTTATCAATGGAACTTTTATTGGAGGTGCAACTGACACTCATAGGCTTCACAAAGAAGGGAAATTGCTTCCACTAGTTCAtcagtgttatttaaaaaaaagtaagaggaaaGAATTTTAG
- the GLRX2 gene encoding glutaredoxin 2 isoform X2 produces the protein MGVPQPCTARMGNSTSSSASAPAPVNQIQETISDNCVVIFSKTSCSYCTMAKKLFHDMNVKYKVVELDMLEYGSQFQDALYKMTGERTVPRIFINGTFIGGATDTHRLHKEGKLLPLVHQCYLKKSKRKEF, from the exons ATGGGCGTCCCTCAGCCCTGCACAGCCAG gATGGGGAACAGCACATCATCATCTGCATCAGCACCTGCTCCTGTGAATCAGATTCAA gAAACCATTTCTGATAATTGTGTGGTGATTTTCTCAAAAACATCTTGTTCTTACTGTACAATGGCAAAAAAACTTTTCCATGACATGAATGTTAAGTATAAAGTGGTGGAATTGGACATGCTTGAATATGGAAGCCAATTTCAAGATGCTCTCTACAAAATGACTGGTGAAAGAACT GTGCCGAGAATATTTATCAATGGAACTTTTATTGGAGGTGCAACTGACACTCATAGGCTTCACAAAGAAGGGAAATTGCTTCCACTAGTTCAtcagtgttatttaaaaaaaagtaagaggaaaGAATTTTAG
- the GLRX2 gene encoding glutaredoxin 2 isoform X4, with protein sequence MLRPCPGSARRCGRRGRMGNSTSSSASAPAPVNQIQETISDNCVVIFSKTSCSYCTMAKKLFHDMNVKYKVVELDMLEYGSQFQDALYKMTGERTVPRIFINGTFIGGATDTHRLHKEGKLLPLVHQCYLKKSKRKEF encoded by the exons ATGCTCCGACCATGTCCTGGTTCCGCGCGGCGCTGCGGGCGACGAGGCCG gATGGGGAACAGCACATCATCATCTGCATCAGCACCTGCTCCTGTGAATCAGATTCAA gAAACCATTTCTGATAATTGTGTGGTGATTTTCTCAAAAACATCTTGTTCTTACTGTACAATGGCAAAAAAACTTTTCCATGACATGAATGTTAAGTATAAAGTGGTGGAATTGGACATGCTTGAATATGGAAGCCAATTTCAAGATGCTCTCTACAAAATGACTGGTGAAAGAACT GTGCCGAGAATATTTATCAATGGAACTTTTATTGGAGGTGCAACTGACACTCATAGGCTTCACAAAGAAGGGAAATTGCTTCCACTAGTTCAtcagtgttatttaaaaaaaagtaagaggaaaGAATTTTAG
- the GLRX2 gene encoding glutaredoxin 2 isoform X1 codes for MSWFRAALRATRPVRSWSGSGSGSGSAGRLGGAAGAAASGMGNSTSSSASAPAPVNQIQETISDNCVVIFSKTSCSYCTMAKKLFHDMNVKYKVVELDMLEYGSQFQDALYKMTGERTVPRIFINGTFIGGATDTHRLHKEGKLLPLVHQCYLKKSKRKEF; via the exons ATGTCCTGGTTCCGCGCGGCGCTGCGGGCGACGAGGCCGGTGCGGAGctggagcgggagcgggagcgggagcggctCGGCGGGGCGGCTcggcggggcggcgggagccGCGGCCTCTGG gATGGGGAACAGCACATCATCATCTGCATCAGCACCTGCTCCTGTGAATCAGATTCAA gAAACCATTTCTGATAATTGTGTGGTGATTTTCTCAAAAACATCTTGTTCTTACTGTACAATGGCAAAAAAACTTTTCCATGACATGAATGTTAAGTATAAAGTGGTGGAATTGGACATGCTTGAATATGGAAGCCAATTTCAAGATGCTCTCTACAAAATGACTGGTGAAAGAACT GTGCCGAGAATATTTATCAATGGAACTTTTATTGGAGGTGCAACTGACACTCATAGGCTTCACAAAGAAGGGAAATTGCTTCCACTAGTTCAtcagtgttatttaaaaaaaagtaagaggaaaGAATTTTAG